ATTGAACTTGTCTGGGACCGCAAGCTGACACTGGCGATAAGCTACGATGATGGTACCCAGCCCCGGGAAAACCTCAATCGAGGCATCGCCGCCATCGATATGGGCGAAATTCATGGGATTGCCGCTGTAGCCGACACGGGTGAGGCGTTGGTTGTCACATCCCGGAAACTGCGCAGTGTCAAACGGCTGCGCAACAAGAAATTCAAGGAAATATACCAAAAGCGCAGCCGGTGCAAAAAAGGCAGCCGGAAGTGGAAGAAATACACCTGTGCCATTGCTCGCATAGGCAGCAAGACGGACAACCAGCAGCGGGACATTTTGCACAAGATGAGCCACAAGTTTGTCGCCTGGGCCAACGACCAGGGGGTCAAAACAACCGTAGTCGGCGACGTAGAGGGCGTGCAAAGGAACACGTCCAGGCGCAATAAGAAAAACCTTAAGCAGAAACGTCATTCCCGCGGCTTAAACCAAAAGATGAGCCAATGGCCATTCGGGTTGTTGCTGGCTTACCTTACATACAAGCTGGCTGCTCTTGGTATCGACCTGATCAAGATTGATGAGAGTTACACTACGCAGACATGCCCTGTCTGCGGTCGGAAGAAGAAGCCTTCCGGCAGGATGTATCAGTGTCATTGCGGGTACACATGCCACCGGGATGTGCATGGCGCAAGGAATATCTACGCCAAGCACAAATATGGCGAGATTCGCGCACTGGATTGGAGTATCGAAAACATCAAGTATCTACGGCCTGCTTCATGAGAAGTAGAAAGTAGTAGAAGCCTGGAACCGGGCCCGATGGGAGGCAAAAGCCGTTTGTACCATTGTTGTCGGGAGAATCGGCAGGAAGGAAAGCATCCTTTGTGGATGAGGCTACCTGAACAGGTTGCTGCCAGAAATTCTTACCGGTAAGCTCCCTGAAGCCCCCACTTCTACAAGCGGGGGAGGTTCACACTACTTTGGAAGGTATTTTCTGAAAAAGCTAAAAATGCCTCGCCCGGCTGGACGCAAATCCTTGATTTCACCGGTCTCGATCCGCTCGCCCCGGATCGCCCGGCGCGGGTTGCCGGTTACAAGGCTTATGCCTTCCTCCTCGCCTGCCAGCCGCGCCGCCTCCCTGGAGGCGGTCGAAAGGACGGGCGCCCGGTCACTGCTGGCGTGCGCGTCGGTCGCTATAAAGTGGACGCAGCCCTGCCTGAGGAAAGCCCTGGCGTTGGCCGCGGCCGCGGAGCCCAGGAGGCCGGTCAGGCTGCCGGCGGTAATCTGGACCAGGGCGCCGTGTGAGACCAGCTCGTGGAGGAGGCCGTGGTCGCGGGCAAAACCCTCGTTTCGCTCGGGATGGGCGATGATGGGCGTCAAGCCCTGCAGCTGGAGCTCGTAGAACACCTGGCCGGTATAGTCGGGCACGAGGGCTGCGGGCATTTCCACCAGCAGGTAGCGCCCGCCGTCGTTGACGGTCAGGAGTTCGCCCCGCGCCATCCGCTTAGGTAAGTCGGGCTCCAGGCGGTACTCCGCTCCGGGCAGGATTGGCAGGTCTATGCCGTTGTCCTCAAAAACCCTTTGCAGCTGCTCTACCGCGGAAAGGATGGTCTCCCTGCCGTTGGGGTACAGGCCTGTTATCACATGGGGTGTGGCCACCATCATCCGGATGCCGTCGGCGGCGGCGCGCCGGGCCATGGCCAGGGACTCCTCCACGCTGCCGGCGCCGTCGTCCAGCCCCGGCAGGATGTGGCTGTGGATGTCGATCATCGAAGGGATCCTCTTTAAGCTGGTTTTTGTGTGCCGGAGTTGAGTTTTTCTACATGCCCCCTTGATTTTCCTCTTTATGCAAAAAAAAACCGCGCCTTTTCGCGCGGCAATAAGTTCAACGCGGCTAATTGACGGCTCTCTTTTCGTCTTCGCCGCCGTAATAATAGTAGTAACCGCCCCCCCGGTTCAGCCTGGCTCCGTTCAACACCACGCCGATGCTTTTGGCGTTGGCCTTGACCAGCTGGTCCCTGGCGTCCCTGGCCATTTCGATGCGTGACGAGCCGGCCTTGAGCACCAGGAGGACCCTGTCTACCAGGGGCGCCAGCAGGGCGGCGTCTGTTACGGCAATGACCGGGGGCGCGTCAAGCAGCACCACGTCGTACTGCTCCGCCACCCTGTCGAGAAACCCGGCCATTTTGGCTGAGCCCAGCAATTCCGACGGGTTGGGCGGGATCGGGCCGCTGGGGATCACGTAGAGCCCCGCCACCTCTGTCGGGCTGACGACCTCGCCGGGGTCCAGGTCCCGGGCCAGCACGTTGGTCAGCCCGCTGTCCCTGTCCAGGTTGAAACAGCTGTGCATCACGGGTTTTCGCAAATCACAGTC
This region of Pelotomaculum schinkii genomic DNA includes:
- a CDS encoding tyrosine-protein phosphatase: MIDIHSHILPGLDDGAGSVEESLAMARRAAADGIRMMVATPHVITGLYPNGRETILSAVEQLQRVFEDNGIDLPILPGAEYRLEPDLPKRMARGELLTVNDGGRYLLVEMPAALVPDYTGQVFYELQLQGLTPIIAHPERNEGFARDHGLLHELVSHGALVQITAGSLTGLLGSAAAANARAFLRQGCVHFIATDAHASSDRAPVLSTASREAARLAGEEEGISLVTGNPRRAIRGERIETGEIKDLRPAGRGIFSFFRKYLPK
- a CDS encoding RNA-guided endonuclease InsQ/TnpB family protein codes for the protein MAISYDDGTQPRENLNRGIAAIDMGEIHGIAAVADTGEALVVTSRKLRSVKRLRNKKFKEIYQKRSRCKKGSRKWKKYTCAIARIGSKTDNQQRDILHKMSHKFVAWANDQGVKTTVVGDVEGVQRNTSRRNKKNLKQKRHSRGLNQKMSQWPFGLLLAYLTYKLAALGIDLIKIDESYTTQTCPVCGRKKKPSGRMYQCHCGYTCHRDVHGARNIYAKHKYGEIRALDWSIENIKYLRPAS
- a CDS encoding CpsD/CapB family tyrosine-protein kinase — its product is MAGRYKKDRKLFSHIMPKSAVAESFRTLRTNIAFSSPAGRNRTILITSPIPEDGKSTVVSNLGVVLAQAQSRVLIVDCDLRKPVMHSCFNLDRDSGLTNVLARDLDPGEVVSPTEVAGLYVIPSGPIPPNPSELLGSAKMAGFLDRVAEQYDVVLLDAPPVIAVTDAALLAPLVDRVLLVLKAGSSRIEMARDARDQLVKANAKSIGVVLNGARLNRGGGYYYYYGGEDEKRAVN